The Herbaspirillum sp. RTI4 genome has a segment encoding these proteins:
- a CDS encoding H-NS histone family protein: MANQELNKLLTQQAEIASKIEELKNKEREPILADIKSKIAYYGFSAKEVGFTGKATKTGVVKSVEPLYINEEGKTWSGRGKPPLWIAGPDGKASEKLKKKFTINK, from the coding sequence ATGGCCAACCAAGAATTAAATAAACTGCTTACACAACAAGCAGAAATAGCATCCAAAATCGAAGAGCTGAAGAACAAGGAGCGGGAGCCTATTCTCGCCGACATCAAGAGCAAAATTGCTTACTACGGTTTTTCAGCTAAAGAAGTCGGTTTCACTGGTAAAGCGACCAAGACCGGTGTCGTTAAGTCTGTTGAACCTCTTTATATCAATGAAGAAGGAAAAACCTGGAGCGGCCGCGGCAAGCCACCACTCTGGATTGCTGGTCCTGATGGCAAGGCCAGTGAAAAACTGAAGAAAAAATTCACCATCAACAAGTGA
- a CDS encoding TRAP transporter substrate-binding protein: MKTRLLATALALPLVLALHAAPLMAQQAPIVIKFSHVVTSNTPKGKAADRFKELAEKATHGRVKVEVYPNSTLYKDKEEVEALQLGAVQMLAPSMAKFGPLGAKEFEVFDLPYIFPNRAVLSRVTEGPIGQGLLKKLEPKGIIGLAFWDNGFKVMTANRPMHKVADFKGLKMRIQSSKVLDEQFRALGANPQVLAFSDVYQALQTGVVDGSENTSSNIYTQKMNEVQSNLTVSDHGYIGYAVIVNKKFWDSLPADIRTQLEGAMKEATRYANVIAQKENDDALAAIKATGKTNVYYLTEQEKLEWRRALMPVRKAMEARVGKALIESIDKESAALGIKN, from the coding sequence ATGAAAACAAGATTACTCGCTACCGCCCTGGCGCTGCCCTTGGTACTGGCGCTGCATGCCGCACCGTTGATGGCGCAACAAGCTCCTATCGTGATTAAATTTAGTCACGTCGTCACCTCCAACACGCCCAAGGGCAAGGCCGCAGATCGCTTCAAGGAACTGGCAGAAAAAGCCACGCATGGCCGTGTAAAAGTGGAAGTGTATCCAAACAGCACTTTGTACAAGGACAAAGAAGAAGTCGAAGCGCTGCAATTGGGCGCAGTGCAGATGCTGGCACCCTCCATGGCTAAATTCGGTCCGCTGGGCGCGAAAGAATTTGAAGTATTCGACCTGCCCTATATTTTCCCTAACCGCGCCGTGCTGTCGCGCGTGACCGAAGGTCCGATTGGTCAGGGTCTGCTCAAAAAACTGGAACCTAAAGGCATTATTGGTCTGGCGTTCTGGGATAACGGTTTCAAGGTAATGACCGCCAATCGCCCTATGCATAAAGTGGCCGACTTCAAGGGGTTGAAGATGCGCATCCAGTCCTCCAAAGTGTTGGATGAGCAATTCCGTGCGCTGGGTGCCAATCCGCAAGTGCTGGCGTTTTCCGACGTCTATCAGGCATTGCAAACCGGCGTGGTCGATGGCAGCGAAAACACCTCATCCAATATCTATACCCAGAAAATGAATGAAGTGCAGTCCAATCTCACCGTATCCGACCACGGTTACATTGGCTACGCTGTCATCGTTAACAAAAAATTCTGGGATTCCTTACCTGCCGATATCCGTACCCAACTGGAAGGCGCAATGAAAGAAGCCACCCGTTACGCCAACGTGATTGCGCAAAAGGAAAACGATGACGCCCTGGCCGCCATCAAGGCCACCGGTAAAACCAATGTCTATTACCTGACGGAACAAGAAAAACTGGAATGGCGTCGTGCCCTCATGCCGGTGCGCAAAGCGATGGAAGCCCGGGTTGGCAAGGCCTTGATCGAGTCGATCGACAAAGAGTCGGCAGCACTGGGCATTAAAAACTAA
- the ycaO gene encoding 30S ribosomal protein S12 methylthiotransferase accessory factor YcaO has product MQTESFIPGKDASLESTIATMQKKLAARGFELVESSLLHEVDGIWSTHMKDKECPMLFSNGKGATELAARASAYGEFFERLGTHYFWTHFHLGATRANAAFVHYPQERWFAPTEDGSWPAELLNPELQEFYNPDGAIDGEVLVDLNSGNVARGICALPYTRLRDEALTYIPVNIIGNLYVSNGMAAGNTMMEARSQALSEIFERQIKYRIISEGLCLPEVPDEVIARFPSIHAGISGLRKAGFGILVKDASLGGLYPVMNVTLVHPKDQGVFSSYGAHPRFEIALERAMTELLQGRALDSLEGFPEPGFDMSEINAVANLEIHFVDSSGVISWNFMGDTPDFPFADWNFSTTTEEDYRWLVDCIHREGKDIYVSDFSEQGAYSCRILVPGMSEIYPVEDLEWENNSIGNLIRPALVRLSDLSEPEAAELLSDLQTMNLNDERPLWEILGLAIPVGTPWKQLRIGELKTLLALAIGDEDAIREGCDWIHHFKDLAPARRLVYRCIESILQIDNVDNYRRSLDMLYGADTVRQAEALINRQERFFGLDTLGEDMQGSAMHQTLLAAYDKLFAADR; this is encoded by the coding sequence ATGCAAACCGAAAGCTTCATCCCAGGCAAAGATGCCTCCCTAGAATCGACCATTGCCACCATGCAAAAAAAGCTGGCGGCACGCGGCTTTGAACTGGTTGAATCCTCCTTGCTGCACGAAGTCGACGGTATCTGGTCGACCCACATGAAGGACAAAGAATGTCCGATGCTGTTTTCCAACGGCAAAGGCGCGACCGAGTTAGCCGCGCGCGCCAGTGCCTACGGTGAATTTTTCGAGCGTCTCGGCACCCACTATTTCTGGACCCATTTCCATCTGGGCGCTACCCGCGCCAACGCCGCCTTCGTCCATTACCCGCAAGAACGCTGGTTCGCCCCCACCGAGGACGGCTCCTGGCCGGCAGAACTGCTCAATCCCGAATTGCAGGAGTTCTACAACCCGGACGGCGCAATCGACGGCGAAGTCTTGGTCGACCTCAATTCCGGCAATGTCGCACGCGGCATTTGCGCCCTGCCCTACACCCGCCTGCGTGATGAAGCCCTGACCTACATCCCGGTCAATATCATCGGCAACCTGTACGTCAGCAACGGCATGGCCGCCGGCAATACGATGATGGAAGCGCGCAGTCAGGCCCTTTCCGAGATTTTTGAACGGCAGATCAAATACCGCATCATCAGCGAAGGACTTTGCCTGCCCGAAGTCCCCGATGAAGTCATCGCCCGTTTCCCCAGCATCCATGCCGGCATTTCCGGCTTGCGCAAAGCCGGCTTCGGCATCCTGGTCAAAGACGCTTCGCTGGGCGGGCTGTACCCGGTCATGAACGTCACACTGGTACACCCCAAGGATCAAGGCGTTTTCTCCAGCTACGGCGCGCATCCTCGTTTCGAAATCGCCCTCGAACGCGCCATGACAGAACTGCTGCAAGGCCGCGCACTCGATTCACTGGAAGGCTTCCCGGAACCCGGCTTCGACATGAGCGAAATCAATGCCGTCGCCAATTTGGAAATCCACTTTGTCGATTCCAGCGGCGTCATCAGCTGGAATTTCATGGGCGATACACCCGACTTTCCCTTTGCCGACTGGAATTTCAGCACCACCACCGAAGAAGATTACCGCTGGCTGGTCGACTGCATCCACCGTGAAGGCAAGGATATTTACGTCTCCGACTTCAGCGAACAAGGAGCCTATAGCTGCCGCATACTGGTACCGGGCATGTCGGAAATCTATCCGGTCGAAGACCTGGAATGGGAAAACAACAGCATCGGCAATCTGATCCGCCCGGCACTGGTGCGCCTGTCCGACCTGAGCGAACCGGAAGCGGCCGAACTATTGTCCGATCTGCAAACCATGAACCTCAACGATGAGCGTCCGCTGTGGGAAATCCTCGGTCTGGCGATTCCGGTCGGCACGCCCTGGAAGCAATTGCGCATCGGCGAACTGAAAACCCTGCTGGCACTCGCCATCGGCGATGAAGACGCCATCCGCGAAGGCTGCGACTGGATCCATCACTTCAAGGATCTGGCTCCGGCACGTCGTCTGGTGTACCGCTGCATAGAAAGCATTTTGCAAATCGACAACGTGGACAACTACCGCCGCTCGCTCGACATGCTGTACGGTGCCGATACGGTGCGTCAGGCCGAGGCCTTGATCAATCGCCAGGAACGCTTCTTTGGACTGGATACACTGGGCGAAGACATGCAAGGTAGCGCCATGCATCAAACCCTGCTGGCCGCCTACGACAAACTGTTTGCTGCTGACCGCTGA